In a single window of the Drosophila miranda strain MSH22 chromosome XL, D.miranda_PacBio2.1, whole genome shotgun sequence genome:
- the LOC117188755 gene encoding uncharacterized protein LOC117188755 encodes MACGCAHSSLGYTEKDRLIVTPGQGQRQQHPRQRRQVRLLQNSPSSDQSNGTLVAQRLINSGSSTKMKTLSSFISEHPEELAQQCRVQANPNATGNVNGQQTTKWKSLRAVMAYYCSLRRIKRNVAH; translated from the coding sequence ATGGCTTGTGGCTGCGCACACAGTAGTTTAGGATACACAGAGAAGGATAGACTTATAGTGACGCCGGGACAGggacagcggcagcagcatccacgCCAGCGCCGCCAGGTGCGTCTTCTTCAGAACAGTCCGTCCTCCGACCAGAGCAACGGCACGTTGGTGGCACAGCGCCTGATCAACTCCGGCAGCAGCACCAAAATGAAGACGCTCTCCTCCTTCATCAGCGAGCATCCCGAGGAGCTGGCCCAGCAGTGTCGCGTCCAGGCCAACCCCAACGCCACTGGCAATGTGAATGGCCAGCAGACGACGAAGTGGAAGAGCCTCAGGGCCGTGATGGCTTACTACTGCTCACTGCGACGCATTAAGAGGAATGTTGCTCACTAA